A region of Streptomyces sp. NBC_01267 DNA encodes the following proteins:
- a CDS encoding DMT family transporter, whose translation MISVLFAVLTALSNGAASVFQRRAAATVPSSKAMHASLIGQLLRKKVWLAGIGLVIVAAVCQAVALANGPIAVVQPIFVIELPATLLLAGHIMRVRLPRRVWYGVAAVTLGLALGMATADPGGGRETVYGWAWIPALVVTAIFEAAVISGALSTRGNIRGALLGLAAACGYSLTAALMKDAMARLSDSDGVVALLTSWQLYGTAVAGVGSLFLLQNALQAGTLVAVQPMLTLGDALISILYGVTLFGESLRTGWWLLPEAGALALVAVGCVELARSPLASGKTAPPSRVK comes from the coding sequence GTGATCAGTGTCCTGTTCGCCGTACTGACCGCCCTCAGCAACGGCGCAGCCTCCGTGTTCCAGCGCCGCGCCGCCGCGACCGTACCGTCCAGCAAGGCGATGCACGCATCCCTGATCGGTCAGCTGCTCCGCAAGAAGGTGTGGCTGGCCGGGATCGGCCTGGTGATCGTCGCGGCCGTCTGTCAGGCCGTGGCGCTGGCCAACGGTCCGATCGCCGTGGTGCAGCCCATCTTCGTGATCGAGCTGCCCGCGACCCTGTTGCTCGCGGGCCACATCATGCGGGTCCGGCTGCCGCGCCGCGTCTGGTACGGCGTCGCGGCAGTCACCCTGGGTCTGGCGCTCGGAATGGCGACCGCCGACCCGGGCGGCGGGCGCGAGACGGTGTACGGGTGGGCCTGGATTCCGGCGCTGGTGGTTACCGCGATCTTCGAGGCCGCCGTCATCAGCGGGGCGCTGAGTACCCGCGGCAACATCCGGGGCGCACTCCTCGGGCTGGCCGCAGCCTGCGGGTACTCGCTCACTGCCGCGCTGATGAAGGACGCGATGGCGCGGCTCAGCGACAGTGACGGGGTCGTGGCCCTGCTGACGTCCTGGCAGCTCTACGGCACCGCCGTGGCCGGGGTGGGTTCGCTGTTCCTCCTCCAGAACGCGCTCCAGGCCGGCACCCTCGTCGCCGTACAGCCGATGCTCACCCTCGGCGACGCCCTCATCAGCATCCTCTACGGGGTGACGCTCTTCGGCGAGAGTCTGCGGACCGGCTGGTGGCTGCTGCCCGAAGCGGGTGCGCTCGCCCTGGTCGCCGTCGGCTGCGTCGAACTGGCCCGCTCCCCCCTCGCCTCGGGAAAGACCGCCCCGCCCTCCCGGGTGAAGTGA